The stretch of DNA ATGAGGAAGCTCTGCGGCTTGTTAAACTAATGCCAAAATGGAAGCCAGGGACAATAAACAATGTTCCAAGAGAATGGCATTACAATTTGCCTATAATATTTAATTCAAGAGATATTAAATAGTCAAGATTGCTTAATATTTAACTTTTTCAATCGTTATAGGGCCAATCTACAGCTCGATAGCATGCTACTAATCTATAAACAAAAAAAACGGCAGAGGATTCTGCCGTTTTTCTATTCTATAAATTGCACCAATTAGTGTGCTGCATTTGCTGTTAAATAATCGCGATTCATACGAGCAATGTTCTCTAAAGAAATTCCTTTAGGACACTCAACCTCGCAAGCACCAGTATTGGTACAGTTACCAAAACCTTCTTTATCCATTTGAGCTACCATGTCTTGTACACGACGATAACGCTCAGGTTGGCCTTGTGGCAATAATGCTAATTGAGAAACTTTAGCTGAAACGAATAACATTGCAGAAGCATTTTTACACGTAGCCACACAAGCTCCACAGCCAATACAAGCAGCTGCTTCAAATGATTTATCTGCGTCTTCTTTTGAGATCGGAAGAGCATTTGCATCTTGCGCATTACCTGTATTTACAGACACGAAACCACCTGCTGCAATAATACGGTCAAATGCAGAGCGATCCACTATTAAATCCTTAATTACCGGAAAAGCAGTAGCTCTCCATGGCTCTACTACAACCGTTTCGCCATCCTTAAATGAACGCATATGCAACTGGCAAGTTGTAATACCTTCTTTAGGACCATGTGGGCGGCCATTAATATACATTGAACAGGCACCGCAAATACCTTCACGACAATCGTGATCAAATGCGATAGGCTCCTGACCCTTCTCTACTAAGTCTTCGTTTAACACGTCGAACATTTCAAGGAATGACATATCAGGCGATACGTCTTTAACAGGGTAAGTAACCAGTTCTCCTTTTTGATTTCCGTTTTTCTGACGCCAAACTTTCAGCGTCAGGTTCATATTTCCGTCACTCATTTTTATAGAATTTGGAAATTTGAAAATTTGAGGATTTGAGGATTACCCCCTTACTCAAATGATCAAATCGAAATGATTTAATATTAACCAATTGGCAAATCTGATAATTCTCAAATTCACCTATTCTCAAATTTTATTTATAGCTACGTTGAGCAATTTTAATGTTCTCGTATTTTAGCTCTTCTTTGTGAAGTTCCCAATTGCTTTCGCTTTTGAACTCCCAGGCAGCAACGTATGCATAATTTTCATCATCACGCATTGCTTCTCCTTCTTCAGTTTGGTATTCTTCACGGAAGTGACCGCCACAAGATTCATTACGTTTCAACGCGTCCATACACATCAACTCTCCTAGTTCAAGGAAGTCTGCCACGCGACCAGCTTTTTCAAGCTCAGGGTTAAGCTCATCGGCCGAACCAGGTACACGAACATCTTTCCAAAACTCTGCACGAAGCTCACGGATTTCCTGAATTGCTTCTTCCAATTCTTTAGCGTTTCGAGCCATACCACATTTATCCCACATAATTTTACCTAGTTTTTTGTGGAAATGGTCAACCGTTTTAGAACCGTTAATCGTTAGTAAAGTATTGATTCTGTCGGTAACTGCTTTTTCTGCTTCAACAAAAGCCGGGTGATCAGTTGGAATTGCTTTAGTACGAATTTCGTTTGATAAATAAGCACCAATAGTGTAAGGAATCACGAAATATCCATCAGCTAAACCTTGCATCAATGCAGATGCTCCTAAACGGTTCGCGCCGTGATCAGAGAAGTTAGCTTCACCTAAAGCATACATACCAGGAACTGTTGTCATCAGGTTGTAATCAACCCAGATACCGCCCATGGTGTAGTGTACCGCCGGATAAATTTGCATTGCCTCATTGTAAGGATTTACTCCGGTAATTTGCTCGTACATATCGAACAAGTTTCCATATTTCTCCTTTACAACAGCCTTACCTAACTCAACGATCTTAGCAGCTGATGCGTCGATATTATGTTTGGTAGCTTCAATTTTGCCATAACGCTCAATTGCTGCTGCGAAATCCAAATATACAGCCTGACCTGTAGCATTTACGCCGTAACCGGCATCACAACGCTCTTTAGCAGCGCGTGAAGCAACGTCACGAGGAACAAGGTTACCAAATGCAGGGTATCTTCTTTCCAAATAATAATCGCGATCGTCTTCAGCTATATCATTAGGGCCTTTTTTGCGGGTACGCAAAGCTTCGGCATCCTCTTTTTTCTTAGGCACCCAAATACGTCCGTCGTTACGTAACGACTCCGACATAAGGGTTAATTTTGATTGGTGATCACCCGAAACCGGTATACAAGTTGGGTGGATCTGAGTGTAGCATGGATTACCAAAGTAAGCTCCTTTTTTGTGGGCTTTCCATGCTGCTGTAACGTTACAACCCATCGCATTGGTTGAAAGGAAGAAAACGTTACCGTAACCACCGGTACATAATAAAACTGCATGACCGAAGTGACGCTCGATCTTACCGGTTACCATGTCACGTGCAATAATACCACGGGCTTTACCATCGATAATTACCACATCTAACATCTCGTGGCGGGTATACGATTTTACAGAACCCATACCTACCTGGCGTTGTAAACCAGAGTAAGCACCTAACAGTAGCTGTTGGCCGGTTTGTCCTGCCGCGTAAAAAGTACGTTGAACCTGAGTACCACCAAAAGAACGGTTACTCAATAATCCACCGTATTCGCGGGCAAATGGAACACCAGCAGCCACGCACTGATCAATGATGTTACCACTCACTTCCGACAAACGATGAACGTTTGCTTCGCGTGCACGGTAGTCACCACCTTTAATAGTATCATAAAACAAACGATAAACGCTGTCGCCATCGTTTTGATAATTCTTTGCTGCGTTGATACCGCCTTGTGCTGCAATTGAGTGAGCACGGCGGGTAGAATCCTGGTAACAGAATACTTTTACTTTGTAACCCATCTCTGCCAATGA from Solitalea canadensis DSM 3403 encodes:
- a CDS encoding succinate dehydrogenase/fumarate reductase iron-sulfur subunit gives rise to the protein MSDGNMNLTLKVWRQKNGNQKGELVTYPVKDVSPDMSFLEMFDVLNEDLVEKGQEPIAFDHDCREGICGACSMYINGRPHGPKEGITTCQLHMRSFKDGETVVVEPWRATAFPVIKDLIVDRSAFDRIIAAGGFVSVNTGNAQDANALPISKEDADKSFEAAACIGCGACVATCKNASAMLFVSAKVSQLALLPQGQPERYRRVQDMVAQMDKEGFGNCTNTGACEVECPKGISLENIARMNRDYLTANAAH
- a CDS encoding fumarate reductase/succinate dehydrogenase flavoprotein subunit; amino-acid sequence: MALDSKIPEGPLAEKWKKYRSTVPLVNPANKRNLEIIVVGTGLAGASAAASLAEMGYKVKVFCYQDSTRRAHSIAAQGGINAAKNYQNDGDSVYRLFYDTIKGGDYRAREANVHRLSEVSGNIIDQCVAAGVPFAREYGGLLSNRSFGGTQVQRTFYAAGQTGQQLLLGAYSGLQRQVGMGSVKSYTRHEMLDVVIIDGKARGIIARDMVTGKIERHFGHAVLLCTGGYGNVFFLSTNAMGCNVTAAWKAHKKGAYFGNPCYTQIHPTCIPVSGDHQSKLTLMSESLRNDGRIWVPKKKEDAEALRTRKKGPNDIAEDDRDYYLERRYPAFGNLVPRDVASRAAKERCDAGYGVNATGQAVYLDFAAAIERYGKIEATKHNIDASAAKIVELGKAVVKEKYGNLFDMYEQITGVNPYNEAMQIYPAVHYTMGGIWVDYNLMTTVPGMYALGEANFSDHGANRLGASALMQGLADGYFVIPYTIGAYLSNEIRTKAIPTDHPAFVEAEKAVTDRINTLLTINGSKTVDHFHKKLGKIMWDKCGMARNAKELEEAIQEIRELRAEFWKDVRVPGSADELNPELEKAGRVADFLELGELMCMDALKRNESCGGHFREEYQTEEGEAMRDDENYAYVAAWEFKSESNWELHKEELKYENIKIAQRSYK